TGAATTTCCTTTCATTCTTCTTTCTAACGGTTCCCACATTTACAAAGGTAAACTTGATTATTATGCATCGCTATTCGTCATAATTGATGGCAGGAATAAATTTCAATATAATAAATAGGGATAACCACCAATAATTTGCCCTATTGTGATGTTTTTTTGCATTAAATATTTTACAAGCAAGATTTTCAAATTTTACACTTTCATATTTTTTTTCTTATCTTTAACTGAGTAATGCAACCGGTTGCTATTATACATTAATTTTCACCATCATTATCCTAATACTATGATGCAGCATATTTATGAAAACTTTACTTTCCCACCAGATCAATCATTTACGGTCCGTAGTGAAGAACTGGAGATCAAAAAATACACTTCTTTAAAGTCGCATCTTAACTTTGAGATTGCTTTATTGGAAAACTGCATGGGAAAACGGTTTATAGGAGACCATATTGAAGATTTTGAAGGTGACGAATTGGTTTTATTGGGTAGTTACCTACCGCATTGTTGGCAATATTACAATACCATTGATAGAGATAAACCAGCTAAAGCCTCCATCGTCCACTTTTATCCTGATTTTCTAGGGAAAGATCTGCTAACCAAGCCTGAAGCAATCCTGCTCAATCAATTGTTTATCAATGCTGCAAAAGGTGTCTTATTTTCTGGTCCCATTGTTAGAGAGGCGAAAGAAATCCTTAACCAGATGTTGTCTACTTCAGGGTTGTCTCGTGCTGTATTGATGTTACAACTTTTGGATAAATTGGCCTTATCAAGTTCATACAGGACTTTATCCTCACCATCGTTCAATATTATCGAAAATTCAAATGATGCCAATCGGATCAACCGGGTTTTCGACTACATATTCAAACATTTTAGAGAGGATATTACACTACAGGATGTCGCTTCAATTGTACCCATGTCTTCATCTGCCTTTTGCCGATTCTTCAAAATGCAAACCAATAGAACCTTGGTGGATTTTATCAAGGAAATACGTATTGGTCATGCAGCCAAATTATTATTGGAAGGAAAATACAATATCACAGAGACCTGTTTCAAAAGCGGTTACAATAACATTTCCAATTTCAACAAGCATTTTAAAGACGTAAAAGGCAGTTCGCCTCGTGACTTTCTAAAGCAGTATCGGACCCCCGAGGCTAGTTGTGTTTAAACTCATAAAAAAGCTTCGTTTCGGCCCATTTTTGTCCTGCTTCCGTTCCGCGCACACCTTGTTGGTAGGCATTCATACGTACATTCCATTCTGCACATTTTGGACTGTAAGCCTCGGCTTCTTTACCCATTTTATCGAGATCGGCTCCTATCGGAACCCTAACCGTCATAACAATTAATTTATCAAACCGATACAATGCAATCTGCTGATAACCTGCTTTTTTAAACCCGGCCTCAACCTCAGGCCATACCCGATCGTGATAGGCCAGGTATTCCTTTAGTTTTTCTGGATTGTCTACAATATTGACCACAAATACATGCTCTTCATAATCTGGTAAATGGGAGGGTGCTTTCTCCCCTTTACACATCACAAATAGCACCGAACTACATAGTATTAGCAGGCGAACAAGCAATTTCATCTTTATTTTCGTTTAATTTTTCATTAAATGAGCTATATGCTATTGAATCATCCCATCGCTATGCCTAATCATTGACTGATGAAATTATTGATGGATGACGTCAATTAAAATAAATATAGATCATGATCATAACGATCGCCAATCCTGCCCAGGTCAGCCAAACTGATCGAGATTGACCAGACTCGCAACTAGGCGTTCGGTCAAACAGGGTCGGTATTTCCGAATGCTCCTTGGATTTAGTCAGGAAAGACACGGCGACAACGACCACGCTCAAGGCTACAAAAATATAAAAAGAAAGCATTAAAAAATGAGGCCAGTACCCTTGATAAGGATAATTCATTACATGGCAAATACCCAGTATCAAACAGATCAAACCGCCACCATATAGCACAACCTCTGCGGCCGTACTATTGATTCCGCGCCAGATGACTCCCCACAGAAAGACCACCGCCAATGGTGGAGCAAGAATCGAAACTAAACCCTGTGTGAGATCAAAAAATCCTTTTCCGGAATAAGAAAACAGCATCGCGATCGCAATACCTGCCAATGCGACTAAGACAGTCACCCATTTCCCCATCCGCCTTTGCTGATTACTATCCAGTACTTTAAACTGCTGGACAACATCCAATGTAAACACCGCACAGAATGAGTTTAAACTCGATGATACGGTATCCACGAGCGACGCAATCAATGCCGCAATACTTAATCCCAGTAGACCGTGAGGCATCAATTGTTTGATCATGGTAATATAGGCATTGTCTGGTGCGGTATCTTTGAACAATACAAAGCACATGATGCCGGGCAGAATAAATATAATCGGCATAATAATCTTAAGTGCCCCAATAAATAAGGCACCATATTGTCCTTCTTTTAAATCTTTCGCTGCCAGCACCTTCTGTACGATCGTCTGATCGGCACACCAATAATATATGGCCACTACAGGGTATCCCAAAACAATACCTACCCACGAATATTCGGGATTGGAAGCCGGCAAAAATAACTTCCAGTACGACGCTGGTGTCTGACTGATCAACGTTTCGAGCTGGCCGATCTTTTGAAAGCCCAAGAAGGTCAGTATAATCGACGATATGATAATGATTACAGACTGGAAAACCCCGGTACGAACCACAGCCTTCAATCCTCCAATTGCCGTAAAACTGGTTGCGATGGCACCGATTATTAAGATTGCTGTAAACAACTGACAACCAAATATCCCTGATATAAGCAATCCTCCAGCATACAAGGCACTCCCCAGCCAAACAACCAAAATGGAAATAAGGCTATACACGATCAGGAAATTGTATGATCTTTTACCGAAGCGAATCAATAGAAACTGGGGAATTGTACTAATCTTGGCTTTCAGATAATAAGGCAAGAACACCATAGCCAACAGCATCAAAAAGATCCAAGCCAACAATTCGAAGTTGCTGGCGACTATCCCATGAGAAAAACCAATACTTGCAAATCCGATCAACATCGTGGGTCCAGCATTGGCACCAAAAATGGAAAAACCAATCTGCCACCATTTCAGAGAACGCCCACCAAGAAATATGTCCTGCTGATTTTTCTCTCTCCTGGAAAAACGAAACCCCACATACAAAAGAACCAACGCGTATGCTATTAAAACCAAATAGTCAATGTAATTAAATGTTAAGTTCATGATCAGGTTTGTTTTTTCTGTATTACATACTAACCAGCGGATTATATCCAGGAACATCTGCTTTCATCCAGACCTGTTCCCTTATTATTTTATTTTCTTTCAAACAATACTCCCAATTGATCCGAACAGGTAATCCTTCTGATTCAGGTAAATGAAAATGTCCTTTTTCCAATGATGGTTTAATCAAGAAATACTTTTCTAAACCATACATCAAGGAATATAGGTACTCGATCATCCCCCTTTCACTGGCCGTAGTCATTAAAAAGCTCGAATATAAAGAATAACCACCAGAAGAAAGCTGCAAATTGCGACTGGTACATAAATCTCGTACTTCCATCCATTCCTTTATTCCCCCGAATTGTGTCGGAACAGGCTGTAAGTGTTTTACTCCACAGTTGGCCAACATGGGAAATATCTTGGATGTGCGCTCGGATTCACCATAAGCAACTGGAACGGTTGTCCGCTTACAAAGCTCTTCAATTTGATCATATGCCGCAGAATGTATCGGTTCCTCGAGCCAGGCTAATTCTTTTTCACCAATGGCATCCAGAAATCTAAACACTTGTTCGCAAGACCAGATCTGATTGACATCCACAGCGATCTGCATATCTTTTCCCGCCAGTTTGCGTACATGTTTCACACGTTCAATATCGGTAGCTATATTTGTCCCAAAATCTTTTCCGATCTTCATCTTATAGCAGTCCACTCCAGCATTCAAAAAGAGTGCGACTTCCTTTTCCAATTCTTGCAGCGTATAATTGGTGCCGCCGCCACTTCCATAAATCTTCACGGTGTTGCGATTTCCGCCAATATAACGGTACAAAGGCAGTCCACTTCGTTTAGCCGCCAGATCGTGTAAAGCCATATCGACCTGCCCTAGTAGCGCCGACGCCGCCCCCTTGAAGCCTTCATTTCGAATGGACCAATACAGCTTAGGAAAAAATTCCTGATAAGACATGCCTTCGCAATGAAATAATATCGGAAATAGGCAGGTCTCCAAAATATTGGTATAACTATTATACACGGGTGCTTCACCGACAAACCCCTCGGCATCTTC
The Sphingobacterium multivorum genome window above contains:
- a CDS encoding AraC family transcriptional regulator; this translates as MMQHIYENFTFPPDQSFTVRSEELEIKKYTSLKSHLNFEIALLENCMGKRFIGDHIEDFEGDELVLLGSYLPHCWQYYNTIDRDKPAKASIVHFYPDFLGKDLLTKPEAILLNQLFINAAKGVLFSGPIVREAKEILNQMLSTSGLSRAVLMLQLLDKLALSSSYRTLSSPSFNIIENSNDANRINRVFDYIFKHFREDITLQDVASIVPMSSSAFCRFFKMQTNRTLVDFIKEIRIGHAAKLLLEGKYNITETCFKSGYNNISNFNKHFKDVKGSSPRDFLKQYRTPEASCV
- a CDS encoding enolase C-terminal domain-like protein; its protein translation is MNSIDLETFNIQKISIRVLAPVATITPFQDATMGPFPSFGLSIIRIEDAEGFVGEAPVYNSYTNILETCLFPILFHCEGMSYQEFFPKLYWSIRNEGFKGAASALLGQVDMALHDLAAKRSGLPLYRYIGGNRNTVKIYGSGGGTNYTLQELEKEVALFLNAGVDCYKMKIGKDFGTNIATDIERVKHVRKLAGKDMQIAVDVNQIWSCEQVFRFLDAIGEKELAWLEEPIHSAAYDQIEELCKRTTVPVAYGESERTSKIFPMLANCGVKHLQPVPTQFGGIKEWMEVRDLCTSRNLQLSSGGYSLYSSFLMTTASERGMIEYLYSLMYGLEKYFLIKPSLEKGHFHLPESEGLPVRINWEYCLKENKIIREQVWMKADVPGYNPLVSM
- a CDS encoding SLC5 family protein, producing MNLTFNYIDYLVLIAYALVLLYVGFRFSRREKNQQDIFLGGRSLKWWQIGFSIFGANAGPTMLIGFASIGFSHGIVASNFELLAWIFLMLLAMVFLPYYLKAKISTIPQFLLIRFGKRSYNFLIVYSLISILVVWLGSALYAGGLLISGIFGCQLFTAILIIGAIATSFTAIGGLKAVVRTGVFQSVIIIISSIILTFLGFQKIGQLETLISQTPASYWKLFLPASNPEYSWVGIVLGYPVVAIYYWCADQTIVQKVLAAKDLKEGQYGALFIGALKIIMPIIFILPGIMCFVLFKDTAPDNAYITMIKQLMPHGLLGLSIAALIASLVDTVSSSLNSFCAVFTLDVVQQFKVLDSNQQRRMGKWVTVLVALAGIAIAMLFSYSGKGFFDLTQGLVSILAPPLAVVFLWGVIWRGINSTAAEVVLYGGGLICLILGICHVMNYPYQGYWPHFLMLSFYIFVALSVVVVAVSFLTKSKEHSEIPTLFDRTPSCESGQSRSVWLTWAGLAIVMIMIYIYFN
- a CDS encoding L-rhamnose mutarotase, with product MKLLVRLLILCSSVLFVMCKGEKAPSHLPDYEEHVFVVNIVDNPEKLKEYLAYHDRVWPEVEAGFKKAGYQQIALYRFDKLIVMTVRVPIGADLDKMGKEAEAYSPKCAEWNVRMNAYQQGVRGTEAGQKWAETKLFYEFKHN